A window of Belonocnema kinseyi isolate 2016_QV_RU_SX_M_011 chromosome 9, B_treatae_v1, whole genome shotgun sequence contains these coding sequences:
- the LOC117179868 gene encoding beta-galactosidase-like: MQPIIRLFDPLARSLISSIIVQRKTPPTFEELQIPLHLVLYETNFPMHYKNPATLEAVVHDRAYVYTDVHLTGVLSRSHKIFTVPLKDAYRKELAILVENQGHLNYGDYIKDYKGLWNVTVNKEHLSFWNVTGFRLNNIKPLSQITNSSCELETLQRGPVFLRGHFSIKETPIDTFLYTVGWGKGVAFINGYNLGRYWPLAGPQKSLYVPGSLLNEGKNELIILELEYVPKSRSMQFQTAP, encoded by the exons ATGCAACCAATCATCCGGCTCTTTGATCCCTTAGCTCGAAGTTTGATTAGTTCAATCATCGTTCAGAGAAAAACACCACCAACTTTTGAGGAACTACAAATACCTTTGCACCTGGTCCTCtatgaaacaaattttcctaTGCATTATAAAAATCCAGCTACCTTAGAAGCTGTTGTACATGACAGAGCCTATGTTTACACAGATGTTCATTTAACTGGCGTTTTAAGTCGCTCTCATAAGATATTTACTGTACCACTAAAAGATGCTTATCGGAAAGAATTGGCCATACTCGTAGAAAACCAAGGTCATTTAAATTATGGTGATTACATCAAAGATTATAAG GGCTTATGGAATGTAACTGTGAACAAAGAGCACTTATCATTTTGGAACGTGACAGGCTTCAGGTTAAACAATATAAAGCCTCTTTCCCAAATTACCAATAGTTCCTGTGAACTTGAAACTTTACAGAGAGGACCTGTCTTTCTTCGTGGACATTTTAGTATCAAGGAAACACCAATAGATACTTTTCTCTATACAGTTGGCTGGGGGAAGGGTGTGGCTTTCATAAACGGTTACAATCTTGGCAGATACTGGCCTTTAGCTGGCccacaaaaaagtttatatgTGCCGGGTTCTTTGTTGAATGAGGGTAAAAATGAACTCATTATATTGGAACTAGAATATGTACCAAAATCGCGAAGTATGCAATTTCAAACTGCTCCCTAG